The Primulina tabacum isolate GXHZ01 chromosome 10, ASM2559414v2, whole genome shotgun sequence region atttataataatttatttttgaaagatctttttattttttcaaacaaTCAGCACacttttacatatatatattcatcTTGTCTCGCATTCTCACAGGTGACTACTTTTGGAATTCATCTTacctttttaaaattatatcttattttttaaaaaaatccatcAAATTTTTAGTCGAGATTATATATGCATGGCCAATGAACGTTATTTCTATTAGACTTGTTTTGCTCGAGAGTTGACGTGTGTGTAACTTTACAAACGTTGTGTTGGATATTAAATCATGATCAAATAGTTTTTTTCCTACCGACTTCAAAACAAAATACCCCCTGACTTGtccaattttgaattttgatcttTATTTTACTCAAATTGATGACAAAGTAACGAAAATGATGACGGATTTTAGAAAAAGCCGAAAATGATGACggatttttgaaaaagttgtcaCGTCACCAATTTGACCAAAATAACCTAAACCTAAAAGTTAGTGTACCAAAAGAAAACTTCAAAAAATTAACGAACCAAAACCAAAAATGGAAAAGTTCATTTTCCTCCTAAACTCCTAATCAAGAATCAAGAACAACTTAATTTAAACTCGTAGAGAATGCGTTTACGCTACGACCTAACTACGGTTAGTACTACTCAAAAAATGATATCCATTAAATACAAATTCTTTTTTACGAAAgccattaaataatataaagtcTGTATCCAAGAAGTATAACACAAATACCAAAAAATACTCACGGAGGAACAAACAAAAGACGCAGAGTATTCAATTTATTCTTGAAGTATTATTCTGTTTGCGAATATTATAGAAAAgggtatgttcaagtttataaTACTTAAATGGATTTGATTCCTTTAAGATTATGACAAAGAAAGTGAAGAAGTGAACACATCTGGTTGGATTTATACTGTGTGACACAATTTGCTGATAATAGTACAAAGAAAAGGGAATCAATGTCGTGTTTTATCTGATCAATATTGTACTTGAAAATGTAAACTAAAGTCATGCATCCGATGCAAGAGTTAACATCCAATGTGGGTAAACAGTTAACGATTCCgactttattgatcatgtattCGAATCCGTGAGGAGTCTGGGAACGAGCACTATAAGTGCCCTCGTCCAACCTTCACCTTCGCGTTAGTTCTTCGGGGAAAAATGCTGCCCTATGTACAGCCAAAGGATTAGCCGTCTCCAATGtatatttaatcataaatattACCTTAGTAGGAACAAACAGCATATATTTCCACAATCTCCGAATTTAATAAAACTAAATCCTTTGCACAAACATGAAAACCATGAAATTGAGCTCAAGTTTGACTCCTCTCACTGCCTTCTCCAGTGAAACAGAATAAGACATTATTAGACATACTTGATTAAATCCATGTTTTCAGACACACGTATATTTGTCACAAACCGAAAATTCAGCAGACATCAGGGGTAGAAACGTCGTAACTAATATTAAACCAAATTACGCAGATTCAGCTGTCAAATAAAATTCATCAGTAAAAGTGAGGGTTAAAATATATAGATTGATTTTTCTTAAGAAAAAGAACAAATGAATTTGCAAGCAATTCAATTCACCTTTGGTGCATCCCCAAGCCTCAACTCAAGATCCAGGTCATCTACCGATCCTGGGGCCCATTTCAAGAGATCTGATTGAGGAAGACATGTTCTATCATTAATTGAACTCAATTTCTCAAAGAAATTACTCAAGGGTGCTTCAATTCTCCTCTTGTTGTGTTTATCAGTTTCCTGCACCGCGTTCTTGATCAAATCCAAATCACAATCTTTCTTGTCAGAAAGCATTTTATACTTCGATCTTTGTTGAACTATAGGGGAGAAAAGGCAAAGGGCTGATGCCTTTTCGTTGCGTCTCTCCATTTTTCTTGCAGGTTGAGATGAATCCCTAGTAATATCTGATCGAGGTGAGATCAACGACATGTTCGAAAATTCAGGATTAGGGTTAATATCATACAACAAAGTACATATTTGGGATGAATATGCAGCACCGAAAGACGCAACATCGGCTGAAGGAATACTGCGGAATTGATTCAATCTAGCCCTATCTCTTCTGTGAACATTCATATGACCTCCTAGGGCTTGAGCTGACCTAAATTCTCTTCTGCAGAAGCTACAAGAATAAGATCTTGGAGGCCAAACACAACCTCCAAGAATCCCAGACACATCGTCAGCATAAGCCTGTTCTTCCCAAGAATCGCCGTGAGAATCCATGGCTGTTGCTGAATCAAAAAATATCTCATGAGTATCCGTACCATGTTTTCTTTTAGCCGACACCCAGTATCTTGCTCCTTCCATTGTTGAAAATGGAAAGTATTGGAAACCTatgtttttaaattgataatgaAAAATGATGACAAGATTTAATAAGAAGAGAATGCATAGGATTGATCAGATGAAAAGATTAGCTGAAACTTAGCAGAAGGTGGGGTGGTGCGCTCCAACTTTTGGCTGTTTCATGCAGCTAATCTTTGTTTTTTAGTAGgatttttttgttattattattttccaatCTCAATCACTTTGGTTTGGGGATGCCAAattgtggttttttttttttttgtgatttcTTGTTTAATATTTCATTTGAGTGTGGGTCCTCAAATTTGACTTTTGTTGTGTTATTGCAGGATATTACTTGGAATTTGACAAAAACTAATATTATGTGATTTTACTTAGGAACATAGCGTTGAATTCAACGCTAGCCCATCAATTTCTATGTAATGTTACACACACACATTTGTGGTTTTTTTTCCTAGGTAATATGATGTGGATGTACTGGATTTTCGAAACAATTTGAAATAGAAAAAAccgaaaaaatagttttttttttcaacaataCCCTCTACCACACCAATATAAAAACCGAGGAAATTGTTTTTCTGCTAGGTTGTTCAATTTTTCGTTTTGGTCTATtaagttttcaaattttgattttggtaaattaatttttaatttcgaCTATTTTTAGACCAAATGGAAATTTGACATCGGAAAATGATAACGTGCTATCGGAGATGATAACGTGACTTTGGAAAATGCTGCCTTGTCAAAGATGTCATGTTAATAATTAGACCAAAATaaccgaaaaagtaaaagttaatatacTAGaatcaaacattgaaaaatTAATGAACCAAAACCCAAACGGACAAGTTATTgcacaaaaaaatcattttcccgAATTATTGAGGGGCATTGCCTAATTTATTAGGGAAATAAccttttagatttattaaaatttcatattttgcaTTAAGATTCACCAAGTATTCACAGTTTGGTTTTGATActttaaattttcatttatttttgttgaattGCTTATTTGGCGTCGAGCACGTTAATAATTTATGTTGCCACATCAAAAATTAATAGTTACATTCCATATTATTTTTCGATATTATGTTAGTACTTTCTTCAGCTAAGTCAAAAGAAAAGTTACCACTATCTTTTGGAACTGAAGCCTTGTTACATCAACAAGGgaagtgtagagcccaaaactagtacacgtaaatcccatgaatttatttaattgtttaattatttatttaagtttaaaatgatttttagcgatgcatgatttattaaattgtagtattttaattatttatgtttatgcgatactcgttaaatgttttcttgagtttcatgtttcagacgattattcgatgcggaatcgaggaacagagaccggcgaccattttggcaattttaaaatgtggtattttattttaagttaaaaatggggcattttgaatgatttattaagttttagcatttttaaagtctaatttaattattagatgattttatgatcttaaacttttaaagatttagtacttttgcattttattttaaattagagaattttattagagattaatggggagttagtattttaattatcttGTTAATTATGTCATTAAGAAATTTTACTCTCCGTAATAatcaaaacacacgcacacacacacctcCTCGCACACACTTACCcggttacacacacacacacaatttcatttcatttttgagaaaaaattttGGGTTCTAAGAACCTTCAATAGCCGCCCCTCCCTTTGAAAATTCTTCCAGCAATTCACGTGTATTTTGTGCaagaaatcgagccacaaatcgtcccggatcaaccctcgcatctttcCTGCTTCGTTATTGTCGGTTCGGTAATTTcaaagatcaaaggcatgtatattctttcgtttctgcatcgatcttgtcatagtaataattttgatgtttattgtataaaaaccatgtgtatgttatgtagaagtttgaggaaatatggttggatcacttttgagactgtttttggatctcaaaactcaaatttgctgtcattttaattactgcgatttGTCGGTCgtctttctggaaaaactttcagtatatgaaacgtagaacttttttaTACTTTCGATGTTatgtaaaattcgaaatatttggataagaattgagttagttatgatcgtttttgtgggactgctcaaactgcgttttctgaaaaatacgttcttgatgtgttcttgaagttttattgttgcaggcttcgttggggttCGACGGGTGGTCGCTGCTACGTTTAGGTAaatcgagaatgatgttggggtGATTTTTGGTGTTTCGATcagtgtcgttaggcacttggttgaatTATAAGTCGTAGGAATGGTTTTGGCGTCAAGTGTCGTGTTCACGGATTTGTTGCGTGCTTGTGATGCGCAGTTGTTTCGGGGAATTTGTATTGGCTTGAGTTAGTGctatagtatcctaggatggTTCTCGAGGTGCCGATTCAAGGTCGGAatgatcgagttagggagaCTAAGTCACAAGCATAGGAATTCTCGTTGGTTTGCTTCTCCcacaggtacacggacccggagccggacccttacacggggtccgtgcccttgtttctttttAAGTGTCAGCatacagagcctacacggacccttagacggaccctgacacggggtccgtgtccttacttTTTTTCGGGTATGGTTttaccgagcctacacggacccatagccggacctgggcacggggtccgtgtacttcttTTTTTGGGGAAAATATGTTTATtcttttggggtttgatgtcttggtttagtgcgATGATTAAACAAGGTAAattcccgagtgatctagaatgtcataagctatttagttacttcggtggtgagcacaaATACCtatgtctaagctatgaaagttaagggtttgaactcatgttagtatgtgcagcagtgtcCCCAAGCGAGAACCAACGAATCcatcaacgccatgtaagtatgttcgacgtgcaaaaagaaaatatttttaagttttttaggtatgctaaatgtcttgtgaccaaattatgaatggttTTGGAAGTCTGTGAACGTGGCCGATGATCTCTCCACCCCCGTAAAGCATGACCCGGTTTAGATTAGGATTgaaaagcagtaaagcatgacccgggaccaatccacccgttaaagcatgaacggggatcttatgtatgtggtagtggactttacCTGccagcccaatactgtggtttagtctgatcatgcgtatttatgtataggtcacttgctttgaaacatatctctacgcaaaatgatgaagttcatgtatgttcaagtatgtctgttgcaagcatgtttcagagaaatttcacgttatggcacgtctatgttatgcatgtaagttcaagcttttacatgcgtgttcaagtttcaagtatgtacgccctattttaaagatgcatgtggttttattacgtattacttgttatttccagtttatgaATGTTCCCTGTGAATTGCGTGAAAGTAGGATACAGTACGAAATAACATAAAAACGGATTgatttgagtctttagactcactagacttgatcgatgtaggtgaggttgactttgaggaaacgaggggtgaggaccagtgagccgtCTTGGACTGAGtaagaggctaaacccgaggaccgcccatgtttttaagattttacgCACGATAATTTTTATTACTCTAATCTCATGTTATGGTTTGCGATgattaaacaagtatttttagcaaactttatctgcgatctttttatttcaattatttttggatgaaaagtttattttaaatcgaagtGTGAGGttttatttcttatttaagaaaatttttatctttccgcaaatttcaagtagttcaaaaatacggtacgttacagttggtatcagagcggtgttcttgtaaagggttatgcctactgccagttgcgagaagctcacgaagccacacctcaagtctgtaagtattaaggttttgaattattccatgtattaagcattaagtcatgatttaagcatgtccatgttttaagttcaaatttacgtgcatcttatgctattgatattatattcatgcacattgggttacgtgttgggtaaattgttggaatagtatgcctcctagacgcatgattaaccaggaagcaagggatgaggatagagaggctcgagaggaggggcgagacgctcctcctcctccaccgccagatatgcaggcacagatgcttgcaggtatgactcagttcttcgcacagtttgcggggaatcaGGTGGAAGTTGACacgggggcgaggcccagaccagaggttGTGTACAGAAGGTTTATGaagatgaatcctaaggagttctcgaggactactgacccgatgctagctgaaggatggattaagtccattgaggtgattttcgcttttatggaactgcaagatgcagatagggttaggtgtgccacattccttctgacGAGGGACGCCAAACTGTGGTGGGATAGTGTAtcggtgtcagtgaacttgcaaacactgacatGGAATGGGTTtaaagaggtattctactccaagtacttcattgaggaagtacgatccagactgaccaggaAATTCATGACGTCGCGACATGGAGAAAGTAGTGTTGTagagtttgtcaggaagtttgaaagggtgtgtcactttgtgcccctgatagctaatgatgcccaggggaagctgaggtattttatggatgatttgcggccgatcttgcaccgtgatgtgagggttgctggtccgactACTTATGTCGTTGTCGTGTCTAGAGCCTTAGcagcagagcaagaccagagagACATCGAGGTTGacagacagggcaagaggccctatcggGCACCGGAACAGCAACAACAGCGACCTAAGATTAAGAGGCCTTAccaggggcagccagggaagaagccatttTAGGGACCACCGAAGGGCAAGGGACCTGTTCCACAGCAGAAGGCTTCTCAGAGGCCGGGTGAatacccggtgtgcccgaagtgccacCGCCAGCATCCGAGACAGTGTTTATATGGATCGGGCAAGTGCTTTAAGCGCGGAGCCAGCGATCACCTATTAAAGGAGTGCcgacagtggaggcagccgacccagggaagagcattcgccatgcatgctcaggagacGAACCCAGAAACGACATTATTGACCAATAAACTCATTTAGTTAAGCACCGTATTattttgccatgcatgttttgaatttgattttcagATTATTAGTGCGTTATTTAGTATTTTGGTGACTGGGTGTAAAGATTTCTactgtgcttgaggttaagattataATGTTTAGgatataagtattgtgttgtgCTCTCGTcactcaggaaatattttcagaaaaagagtcgccacgaaggccttgatagattcaggggccacccactcttttatctcagagacgttcgccaatcatctagacgtcaagtctattggactcgacgtgagctattcagtgacagtcccatcaggggaagaattatcagctactagcgtagtcagagacatcgatcttgaactgcagggccacctagtttaTGCCTATCTTATCATGTTGCCGATGCCAAAATTTGATATCATGTTGgtaatggactggctgacgaagaacagagttcttattgatttacagaaaaggtcagtgttgataagacctttgggcatggaacagtttctttttgagccagctagatggaggaatttccctcgcatgatctcttgcatgcaggcgtggagacttatgcacaagggttgtcaggctttcttggccagcattgtgtctgcacctgacgtacccactccttAAATagctgatgtaccagtagtcagagattttcttgACGTCTTTCCGGATGACGTCaaaggccttccaccagagagagaggtggagttctcaATTGACCTTGTGCtaggcaccgtgccaatctctaaggcacatGTACCgtctagctccagctgagatgttagagctcaagcagaagattcaggagctcctagacaaataATTCATCCGTTCTAGTTTCTCCCCATGGGGatcaccagtgctctttgtgaagaagaaagacgggagcatgaggctgtgtatcgattaccgagaactgaacaaggtaacagtcaagaataagtacccacttcctagaaTTGAGAACTTGTTCAATCAGTTGCAGCAAGAcacaatgttctctaagatagatcttcgatcggtgtatcatcaactgaaggtaaaagatgcagatgttcataagatagCCTTCAAAacaaggtatgggcattacgagttcctagtgatgccctTTGAACTGACGAATGCTCCGACGATTTTCATGGAcatcatgaatcgagtatttcagccatacctagaccagttcgtcatagtgttcatcgacgacattctcatttactagaagagccatgaggagcatgttcagcatttgagtacagtgtttcaggttttgcagagacaaaagttgtttgcaaaattcagtaagtgtgaattctggttggagaaggtagcatttttgcgtcatataatatctagcagtggtatcgaggtggatccagctaaggtagcagcagttaaggaatgggttgaaccgaagaatgcgtcagagattcgcagtttcctaggcctagcaggctactacaggaaatttattcagtgattttcttcaatagtagtgccactcacttcattgactaagaagaatgctaaattcatttGGAGTGATGAGTGCTAGAAGAGCTTTGAcgctttgaagcaagctcttatttcagcgccagttttAGCCATACCAGCAAGGCAAGGTAATttcgtgttgtacaccgatgcttctaagctcggtttaggcgcagttttgatgcagcatggtcgggttatagcttatgcctccaattagttgaaggtgcatgagaagaattacccgactcatgatcttgagttagctgccgtcgtctttgcgttgaaaatatggagacactatttgtacgacgagaaatgacagatattcactgatcacaagagtttgaagtatttcttcacgcagaaagaattgaatatgagacaaagacggttgttggagttggtaaaagactacgattatGAGATTAGCTACCTTCcgaggaaagctaatgttgtggcagacgccttgagcagaaaagttgcagtcgtagcacagttgtcagtgcagagatcacttcagtcagagattcagtgATTTGGGTTAtaagtttatcctaagggcaaaGCTCCTAaattgtctaatctgacagtccagtcttctttgtttaaccgaatccgtagaggtcaccCTTCatatgagcagttacagaaatggaggctgaaggatgaagccaagggcagtgtactctacgcaGTGTTTGATAGTATCATAAAATACAGAGGGaaaatgtgggtgcctagtgttgattcgatcagagaggatattctgatagaggcacatgcatctacgtactccattcatccaggaggtaccaagatgtacaaggatttgcagatcctgtattggtggccaggtatgaagcgagacatccgccgatttgtgtctgaatgtctcacttgttaGCAGGTGAAGACAGAGAATCAGAACCAAGCAGAAATTCTTAAGCCACTctctatccccgagtggaagtgggaaaaTATCagcatggacttcgttgttggttttccgaggtcagtcagaggatccaatgccatttgggttatagtggatcgacttacaaAGTCGGcccacttcttgccagtgaagatgactttttccatgatgcagtatgcggagctctatatcatggagatagttcgattgcatgggaCCCCAGCTtcaattgtgtccgacagggagcCGAGATTTATCGTCtttttgaaagagtttgcatgcagccatggagacgaagttgctattcagtacatcTTTCCActctcagacagatggccaatctgagcgagtgattcagattctggaggattTATTGTGAGCCTTTATAATCGATTTCCATGgaacttgggaatctaagctacctctagtggattttacctacaacaacagttttcaatcatctattggtatggcttcCTATGAGGCATTATATGgcaggaagtgcagatcgccgatttgattgggatgaagtcggtgagagatcagaacttggcccagagattgttcatcAGAATGCAGGtttggtggtcaagatccgagacaagatgaagaccgcccagagtcgtcaaaagagctatgctgacaagaggaggaggGATCTAGAGTTTACCGTATGTGATCACGTTTTCattaagatagcacctatgaagggtgttatgagatttgggaagagaggcaagcttagtccgaggtttattggaccgtttgagattcttgatagagttgggacattagcttatcgtgtagccttaccgccgaatctggccggggtacacaatgtgttcgaCGTCTCGATTTCAAGAAAGTACATgctaatccttcgcatattTTGAGatacgagccgttgcagcttactccagatctatcgtatgaggaaagagctatccaaatcctagacagacaggagcggagacttcagaacaaggtgaccaagctggtcaaagtccggtggctgaatcactcagtggaagaggccacttgggagatcgaagcagatatgagaaatcgctacccggagttgtttggtaagacttaatttcgaggacgaaatttatttaagtggtaGAGGAACTGTAGATCCCAAAACCACTACACGTAaatctcatgcatttatttaatttttaaattatttatttaagtttaaaatgatttttagcgatgcatgatttattaaattgcagtattttaattatttatgtttatgcgatgcacgttaaatgttttcttgagtttaatgtttcagacgattattcgatgcgggatcgaggaacagagaccgacgacgatttttgcaattttaaaatgtggtattttattttaagttaaaaatggggcattttgaatgatttattaagttttagcatttttaaagcctaatttaattattatgtgattttacaatcttaaacttttaaagatttagcaagtgtgtattttattttaaattagagaattttattAGAGGTTAGTGgggagttagtattttaattaccttgttaattatgtaattaagcaattttactctccataataatcaaaacacacgcgcacacacacctcctcacacacacttacccggttacacacacacacaatttatTTTCACCTTCATTTCATTTTTGAGAGCAAATTTTAGGGTTCTAAGAACCTTCAACTGCCGCCCATCCCTCTGAAAATTCTTCCAGCAATTCAAGTGTATTTTGTGCaagaaatcgagccacaaatcgtctcggatcaaccctcgcatctttcccACTTCGGTATCGTTGGTTCGGTAATTTcaaagatcaaaggcatgtatattctttcttttctgcatcgatcttgtcatagtaataattttgatgtttattgtatgaaaaccatgtgtatgttatgtagaagtttgagcaaatatggttggatcacttttaaAACTGTTTTTGGATCTCTAAACTCGAATTTGTTGTCAttttaattactgcgatttGTTGGTTGCCTTTCTGGAaaacctttcaacatatgaaacttagaactttttgatactttgattttatataaaatttgaaatatttggataagaattgtgtgagttatgattgtttactgctcaaactgcgttttctgaaaaatacgttcttgatgtgttcttgaagttttattgttccaggctttgttggggatcgacgggtgatcgctgctgcgtttagatatatcgagaatgatgttggggtgattgttggtgtttcgatcagtgtcgttaggcacttggttgaattagaagtcgtaggaatggtTTTGGCGTCAAGTGTGGTGTTCACGGATTTGTTGCGTGCTTGTGATGCATAGTTGTTTCGGGGCATTTGTATTGGCTTGAGTTAGTGctatagtatcctaggatgggtcttgaGTTGTCGGTTCAAGGTCAGAatgatcgagttagggagaCTAAGTCACAAGCATAGGAATTCTTGTTGGTTTGCTTCTtccgcaggtacacggacccggggccggacccttacacggggtccgtgctctTGATTCTTTCGAAGTGTCAACatacagagcctacacggacccttagacggaccttgacacggggtccgtgtccttactACTTTTCGGGTATAGTTttacagagcctacacggacccactgccggacctgggcacgagGTCCGTGTACT contains the following coding sequences:
- the LOC142504965 gene encoding uncharacterized protein LOC142504965 encodes the protein MEGARYWVSAKRKHGTDTHEIFFDSATAMDSHGDSWEEQAYADDVSGILGGCVWPPRSYSCSFCRREFRSAQALGGHMNVHRRDRARLNQFRSIPSADVASFGAAYSSQICTLLYDINPNPEFSNMSLISPRSDITRDSSQPARKMERRNEKASALCLFSPIVQQRSKYKMLSDKKDCDLDLIKNAVQETDKHNKRRIEAPLSNFFEKLSSINDRTCLPQSDLLKWAPGSVDDLDLELRLGDAPKVN